cacataatagaaacaatattcaattataattcaccaaaatacaattaacactagtaaaccatactatctcatgttaatttatatcgtaacaaaatataagaatacacttctaaatcaagtatcaattcattagtatttggtcaaaacacaattacggtcaacttTCCAAAATACCGTAAGTTACCGACAACCGAATAATCAATTTCAATACTTATTATAATCCAATCAAttatacttattgaaattaattcaactattaagtaaatcaactaattaataattacactacattagttccaagtttctaattcattttctattccaaaaactaatatttaatataaaagatatttaaatctTAACTATTTCGGGTGGTTCGTAAATATTacattttcaacaaaaataacatcaccatattaatctactaattaaaattagctaccacgtaaattttcatcaaattccggacaactattATAATTCATTcctattatactattattttattattattaattatcattaattaatagtatatatataaattttgaagCATAATTGTTACGCTACAGTAAAGGAAACATCACAATTAGTATGTTCCATCACACAACTACCTTGGTAACTCATCTTCACTTAGACTCAATAATTAGCATCAGTTGCATTACTCATTTATTGAAGAGTAGTAGAACCCACGTTTCTAATTTGTCATTAGCTAGCAAATATTTGTTCTCTTCTAATTCACCAATGGTACTACTACTAGTGCTACTATCAATAAAGTATGAATGAGTATTTTAcattttcattttaaaactaaaacCGACACAGGGCATGGAAAAGAAAAATGTTCTAATTCATTCTCTATGTGGAAATATGCTACAGTAAGTGACTATGAGACTTGTTTTCCAATTAAAACCAAGGCGCTACAGTAAGTGGCCATATCAACCACAAGGTAACCCCACGACACCTATTTCCATCAACGAATCAGACTACAGAGTATACCCATCAAACTAAAGCCTATGCAGCTACCAACTAAATAGGTTTCAAAGCCAGTATTCCAATTAGCTCGGAAACTAACGCTGCGGAATCAATAGCATACGGCTAAAATAATGATAATCTATTTCAACCCCTTCTactatatcatttttttttattcaagTAAAAGTGTTGGTGATTTACGTTTCTGTAAACTAATAGCCAGCAACATGAGTGTCATCATTCGGTATCCTACTCCTAGTTTCAAAATTTTATGACACAGAAATTTTCATTTTCGGCATTAAGCTTTGGTTCCTCTATTCCAATTTTTTTCAACAGGTTCCAGTTTACCAAACAACAACTAAACACATATTTATAAGATTCAACTATGgataaatataaatatgttaaCCTACccattaccccattatactaacccacaatgattagggattctcccccttacctcttgttttctcctccaaaaccctagcttcctcttcttgttcctctcctccacttctattcttgaaaaccagCAAAATGAACCAATGATTCTCCTACTCCtcatttcctctcttactatctttatttattatgttgggctttaaaaaaaaataacaccTCCTAATTGCTTATAACTCCAACAAAtaggcccaattgataaaatagagtagtcaaataaataattatgctctaacaaataatattattacccttaatattattttccaattaatccaattaaatccgactttatctcaaataagtaaaatccaataataatattatttctaatattatttctctacatactccactttattaattcttcgattaaccgaataaattctaacttcacttaataatttgaacacgtttctcaataacaccgacgatccaattaattatcaaacttcgtccaaattaagtaaataaatccttaattaatttaattagccaaaaaaaaaattcgggctgttacaactctcccccacttaaatattttcgtcctcgaaaattcagtcgacacaaccatctcaacacccAGACCACATCCACTCTCTCTATCGATTCATATCGATACAAAActttctacacttacgaccatacaaagcttcaaaagatgtcatttcAACATCTGAAGGAAATACCATGCAACACCCAATCCTTTCGATGCACacttagcaagtctcttcatcgaagaattcatcttcatcggAATGAAACAAGCACATTTCGTCAACTGTCCATACTGAcccaactcacttcacaattactcgatgcctcggcaatctcgaaacaaaatccatagagttactatctcacttccactcggaAATAGATAATTGTTGCACCAACGAAACCGTTCCTGAcaaatccaactcaaatacacaattccggtATATCACTCTTCAcactttaccactaaacatttcCTCAAATTTCGATACATCATTAATACCATGATTAATACTCAATTCATTACGATGTTCCTCATCCACAAATTCTCTTTGTCCGAATTCaaaccatcaggaatacaaacttgatcacaacatctcatgacaccattctcgacaATCTAAAAGTTATCACTTTTTCCTTGATTACTCaatatcatcttgtcaaccaattgcaAATCCGATTTCTAACTTTCTCTAATCTTGTCAAAATATCacaagtaggcttcaacataccaacttaacacacgaagacgtcgcttcacaaccaaacccaaccctctaaatcgttccaacgatttctaattcttgaatcttcaatataacttataaaattatttcctactcaatgcattggccACGACCTTCACTTTtctaggatggtaattcaaaccaaagattaaaatccttcgaaattctaTTCGTCTTATTTACCTCATattaaactcttgtgatcactcaacacatcaaaCTTTGATCCACAAaaacaatgcctcttacattccaaaacaaacacaaaggcaaccaactccaatacatacatcgaataatttcTCTTATGtactttaagttaccttgaagcatagTCTACTActtatcgatatctgcatcaacacacctcaactcgaaatcccatatccaagaaaattcacttcttccaaccaaaactcatattccgaaagctttacataaccttcttctctttcagcaccgatAATCCAATCCTTAAATGTTCAACATGATCATCGTTGCTCTTAGaatcaaatatcctcaagaaacattacctcagagaaccttccttcttcttactcgacaaacaGGCGTAACTCTACAACTATACACTCAggcaatgaacctcttctcaacaactcctcaaatctgctcttcaacttctccttggtcactttacacgctaccaagtaAGTAAGACACgtctatctcgttcaatacgatatcgtctcctatcaacaatagattaagggtgatcaagtcctcaatttgtcaatagacaatcgacaatcataatgaaacataaactatCGTTACTAACTATAATAATGTTCCTTCAGAACTCATACTCGAAATCACTTAAACACCAAGATTCAAAATCCCCCTTAAagttacaattacttgattcaactCTAAACAGTTCATACCTAAATTCATCAACTAGGTCTAACAGGAAAACAAATTACatcaattctcaaaatctctaccaaagatgatCAATGAATAATTCAAACATGCCAAAAGGAGTAAAAAAAAAACCacaacagttgtatcaataactatccttccatgcataacagataaaacatgatccaatcttatagcacaatccaaagaataaaataatgcgttgcaccattatcaataataaagaacgtacctcagattaacttatccttagtattagtctcagcaccagacaacgcagacacttttcctttcgcttgctccttctttggcttatcgcacatggcacaattatgtccttgctcaccacaactgtagcaaatcctactcgagccaattccacaatcaacagttttgtgacccgtctcgccacacGTGTAGCACTTAATTggagtagaagctcctcccccacttggcttcttgccaagaccagattgttccctcatgtcatcgtacgatttctcacggaactgttctcctcctcgtttcaactgtagaaacctcacttctttctttccacgcacatcttctggaaaatagtttcccaaaaatgcatcacggaaaagagtccaagtaacttcaataccttctatttGAAATCTCcgtacagtattactccaccaaacgtcagcttcttttgtcagcatgtgagtaccaaaccgtaccttctgtacatcagtacaactcacaacttgaaagatcttctcaatttctctcatccatgcgtgcgctttgtccggtccatacccttCTTTaaagatcggcgggttgcacctttgaaaatcttcaaaaacacggaactcatcctttcctccataaccaccattctcttgcggcgcttttccaatcgcaccagtccacctcatcattgccttaacattaatgtcaacattccttcctgcaaccatcgtcctaaacaaccaaacaaccagacaaaacagtatcgatcgtgtcagatacacgaatcaaatacaacaggataaaagacattaataaccttgaccaactggtcgaccatgctctgataccactaatgtaacacccctttttataccccaaaatatttaacaaataatcagagaataacatgcatataattcaaaagggcgtcacattgatgcttttagaagaactaaaaaaaactgacagcatttatctatacagcacaatactcctggtcatttttaataacactcaatatcaaatcacaatttaacctggatatgcattcacagcggaaatatatgatactcatgtgatttataatgattcatgtcccataccatgatcatacatcgactagtAGTCTCAatccaacataaaacataatcaaaggtttggcttgtaagcctctcaaaagacatgtatccaataaataagttcaccagtcatagcataatacatacacaaacataacatgagttcaatacacctagcctacccagtgttacatgaccagagcatcgactcactacctaatctccaataaccaaggaagaacctccggctaggtcacacgcggctactaaactccagaacctgcatgtcaccaaacgagggcaacattaaaacagaagggtgagaatacgaaccattatgaagaaagtataacagaatataatggttaaatcaacacttcaagtaattagtcatactGTGTAAAACGGAATAGATAGtagtaatcaacacatatttcacatgttatcgagtatacaaccagcttaaatagtataatatttcaattctactattatattctcaattaagtacacaatcataattctcacatattcacacatctaatcaaatatgtattcaaacttcactcgtttcaattatcaaactcatacacatatcacaactacatcaacttcacatactcaattatcgcataattttaatgtgactcaatgcaagatatgtgacgctatgcatgtggtaccaaactgtgaacccaaagtttcaccgctttccgattcaatatctagaatccaagccacgcttccgatccggacaagaccaaagcccaccaaacgtaaacatatagtttaccgcttccgattcactctagaatctaagcctcgcttttgtttcaaagcaaaccacctttgtttcaaggcacaccatgacatgaatgtatgtacaatgttaacaaacatatgcaattaagatcatctcatcaatcttaacttatcgcatacccataataattcaactctatgaattatatatcaaattgtacacaacattcaccacacattgatatcaatccacataatagaaacaatattcaattataattcaccaaaatacaattaacactagtaaaccatactatctcatgttaatttatatcgtaacaaaatataagaatacacttctaaatcaagtatcaattcattagtatttggtcaaaacacaattacggtcaacttTCCAAAATACCGTAAGTTACCGACAACCGAATAATCAATTTCAATACTTATTATAATCCAATCAAttatacttattgaaattaattcaactattaagtaaatcaactaattaataattacactacattagttccaagtttctaattcattttctattccaaaaactaata
The Vicia villosa cultivar HV-30 ecotype Madison, WI linkage group LG6, Vvil1.0, whole genome shotgun sequence genome window above contains:
- the LOC131611198 gene encoding uncharacterized protein LOC131611198 — protein: MVAGRNVDINVKAMMRWTGAIGKAPQENGGYGGKDEFRVFEDFQRCNPPIFKEGYGPDKAHAWMREIEKIFQVVSCTDVQKVRFGTHMLTKEADVWWSNTVRRFQIEGIEVTWTLFRDAFLGNYFPEDVRGKKEVRFLQLKRGGEQFREKSYDDMREQSGLGKKPSGGGASTPIKCYTCGETGHKTVDCGIGSSRICYSCGEQGHNCAMCDKPKKEQAKGKVSALSGAETNTKDKLI